Genomic window (Prosthecochloris aestuarii DSM 271):
GTGAGCCCAGAGGCTCACCGCATATCCTTTGTTCGCCAGCAAAACGGCAAGTGTCGTACCCCAGCTTCCGGCCCCCAGAACAGTAATGATCATGATTGCGCTTCAGCAACACTATGCGTGTCTGCCGAATGTCACCCTGTTTTCATTTCCGGAAAGCAGCCGGCCGATATTGGCGCGGTGTGTATAAATAATGGCAAAAGCGACAATCATCCCGAAAATCAGCAGATGAAAATCAAGACTGTCGTGAATAAAAACATGACCGTTGAACATCCTGATATAGTAGTCAAGCCCTTCGCCGAGATCGAACAGATACTTGCGGACAAGAATAACCAGAGGGAAAGCGATCGCTGCAATAATCGATGCAACGGAAACATAACGGGAAACAAAAATCGTCAGCAGAAAAACAGCCAGCACGATGAGCGTACTGACCGGCGCGATACCGAACATCATCCCGGCAGCCGTACTCACACCCTTTCCGCCTCGAAAACCTGCAAAAACCGTAAAGACGTGACCGAAAACTGCCGCCAAACCTGCAATAAGACGCAAAGCGACAGGATTGATATCGGGCATGGCGCCCAGCGGATGCGCCTCGAAAAACACAACGACAGAGATAGCTGCCACGGCCCCCTTGACGATATCGAGCAGGGTCACGGCAAGACCGGCTTTCCAGCCAAGGACACGAAACGCGTTTGTCCCTCCGGCGTTGCCGCTGCCGTAATCACGAACGTCGATCCCCCTGAGCAGTTTGCCAGCAATAATGCTGGTCGGAATAGAACCAATGAGATAACTCACTGCCAGAATAACAATCAGTGTCAGCATTGCACATCAGATTAATTCAAAAAAGTACGCCTATTCGGCGGCGATACGTCCAATAATGTACGCATTTTCCTGCCTGGTTTTCAAACCGGCCATGATATCGTCGACAGCTTCTGCTGCAACGATAAGGACCAGACCGATCCCCAGGTTGAAGGTTCTGCGCATATCCTCTTCAGGAACACCTCCCTCTTTGCGGATCACATCGAAGATCAGTGGTTCCGGCCAGGCAGTCCAGTCAATATCAAGCTTCAGGCCCGAAGGAATAATGCGCATCGTGTTGCCGACAAGTCCTCCGCCGGTCACATGCGACATACCGTGGAGATCGTTCGACGTCAACCATTCATCAACCACCTTAAGATATGAGCGGTGAACCTGAAGCAGCTCCTCGCCTACCGGGCGCTCCATCCCTTCAAACGTGTGACCAAGCCGCCCCTCGAACACCTTTCTTGCAAGAGAGTAACCGTTGGTATGCAAGCCGCTTGAAGGCAGACCGATCATCACGTCACCATCGACGATAGAGGCCCCGTTTATAACCAGTTCGCGGTCAACCATCCCGACAATCGTCCCGGCAAGATCGAAGTCATCTTCAGCATAGACCCCCGGCATTTCAGCGGTCTCGCCTCCGATCAGCGCGCAGGAATTCCCCTTACAGGCGCTCACCATACCCTTGACCACATCCGCGGCCATTGCAGGCTTGAGCTTTCCGCAGGCATAGTAGTCGAGAAAAAACATCGGGCGTGCACCGCATACAAGGATATCATTGACACAGTGGTTAACCAGACAGGAGCCAATAGTATCATACTTTCCAATTTCAGCGGCAACCTTGAGCTTGGTTCCGACGCCATCAATGCTGCTGACCAGTACGGGTTCTCTGTACCCGGAAAAATCAGGCTGAAAAAAGCCGCCGAACGCGCCGATATCGGTCATCACCCTGCTGGTGAATGTCTGCCGCACCTGCGGTTTGATGAGACGGACAAACTCTTCTCCCGCACTGATATCAACTCCTGCCGATTTGTAATCCATAATTTATAACACGTTATAGTTCTCAATCATTCACTTTCCTGCCGGCGTCTCAAAAATACCTCTTGTATCGTCATGAGAGAAAAACTCATGATGCAGATTTTCAACAGCTTTCGGAACCTCCCGCTCTTCGACAACAAAGCCGACATTGATTTCCGATGCCCCCTGGGAGATCATCCGGATGTTGACATCCTTGAGCGCGCTGAAAATACGTCCGGCAACACCTCTCGACATTCTGAGATTATCACCAACAACGCTCACTGTGGCGACATTGTGCTCCAGTTCAACCTCCCCCATACCCGCCAGTTCACGGACCAGTCCGTCAACAGCCGCAGTATCGCTCACGGTCAGAGAAACCGACACTTCGCTGGTTGAAATCATTTCAACAGAAACTCCGGCACGGGCAAAAACATTAAAAAACTCTATCAGGAAACCGTGACGGCCAAGCATCCTGTTAGAACGGAAGTTGACAATGCACTGTCCCTTCTTGACCGCAATCGACTTGACAAGTCCGCCATAGCTCATACCGTCCAGAATATCAGGGTCATTGGTAATAACCGTACCTTTCGCATCCGGATGCAGGGAATTAAGCACATAGACCGGAATATTCTGCTTCACCGCAGGAGCGATCGTATCCGGATGGAGAACCTTAGCACCAAGATAAGCAAGTTCGGCCGCCTCTGAAAAGGTCAGCACCCGTATACTTCGTGCCTGAGGAACAATTCTCGGATCACAGGTCATCACACCATCCACATCGGTCCATATCTGAATCTGGTCAGAGGGAAGCCATGCCCCGAGAAGCGCAGCTGTAAAGTCCGATCCACCTCTGCCCATAGTCGTCGTTTTTCCGTCAGCCGAAGCTCCGATAAAACCCTGGGTAACAACGATAGTTCCTGCATCGAGCAGCGGCTTGATCACTGAGTGCACGTTCTCTTCACAGCGGCCCTCCAGAGGGCGTGCGGTACCGAAATTGTCGTCGGTGATCATCACGCTCCGGGCATCCACCCAGGAACAAGCATGACCGGCATCGAGCATCGCCTCTGAAAAAACGGTCGTCGACAACAGCTCTCCGAATGAGCAGAAGGTATCAAACGATCGGGCCGTCAGTTCACCGACAATATCGACTCCCTTGACAAGCATTTCAAGCTCATTGACATACCCTTCGATTTTTTCCTGAAGTGCCGCGCTTCGAACCGGATCTTTAACAAGTTCCCCGGCAATGGAGAGATGATGCAGCCTGACCTCTTCAGCCATAGCAAGAGCGTCGCCAAGACGACCCTCTCCCGCCGCTCCGGCAATCTCGATGAGAAGATTGGTCATTCCGCTGCAGGCGCTCAGTACAACAAGCGGAGCGCTCTTCTTCTTCTTTACATCAGCAACGATCGCCATTGCCCGCCGCATAGCCGAAGCTGTCCCGACAGACGTCCCCCCGAATTTCATTACAGCCATATACCCGACAGTTGTTATCTTTTAAACGTTAGAATGGATTTTCCGTTATGCAATGTATAACCATAGTATTGAGGGAAAACAACATGATGCAGGCTGAATCACTCTCTCACAAATCCATGTTGCGCTCTACACTTCTGCATGCTCCGAACATACTGCGGGGCGCGCTTCTGATCCTGATCGCACTCCTGTACGGCTGCGCAAGCAGTTACTCCTCTCAAGGCGTTCAATATAGCGCAAAAAACAGAAAAAGTGATACCTATAGCCCGTTGCCCCTTATAGCGACAGAGGCGCGACTGATCGATATGCTTGAAAACGTTACAGGACTTGTCGGAACACAATACCGCTACGGAGGAGACAGCGAAAAAGCCTTTGACTGCTCGGGTTTTGTGCAGCATATTTACCGCAACACCTTCAATGCGAAAATCCCCCGGACAGCGCGCCGCCAGTCTGAATTCGGCGAAAAAATTTCACGCGGAGGGCTTCAGCGCGGCGATCTGGTTTTTTTCAGGCTCAATGGAGGCGCTATCGACCATGTCGGCATCTATATCGATAACGGCCTGTTCGTCCATGCTTCATCGAGCAGGGGCGTCACCCTTGGAAACCTCGACAAACCTTACTACAACAAACGCTTTGCAAGGGCAATACGACTACTGCAGATACGCTGAAGCGAAGCGGTGACGACATGCCGGGAATTCATTTCGGCTCTTAGCATTGCAGACTATTTAACCGTATATTGCCGATTCATCATCCATCAAGATATTGAGCAATAATGACCGATACGTCTAAACCGCATGGTTTCATAGAATTAAGTATTGATCTTGCCCCTGAGCAGATTGAGCCGTGCATAGGACTGCTCAGCAGTGAAGGCATTGAATATTTCCAGGAAGAGGAGAACCGCCTGCTGTGCTATCTGCCCGGGGATCAGTGGTCGGAGGCAAAAGAACAGGCAGTGCTGATGCTGCTCGAAAAGGCGTTCGGAAAGGCTCAGCTCCTCAGCGCCAGGCACATAGCCGATAGGAACTGGAATGCCGAATGGGAAGCCAATCTTCAACCGGTGGAAATTTCGGACCGGATCGTCATCGTCCAGAAAAACAAGAACTTTGAGCGCAAACCCGGACAGATCGTCATCGAGATCAATCCGAAAATGTCTTTTGGAACAGGCTACCATGCCACAACAAGGCTCATGCTGCGCCAGATGGAAGAGATGGACCTGGCTGATGCAACAATTCTTGATATCGGGACTGGCACCGGGGTTCTGGCTATTGCTGCCCGCAAACTGGGCAACCGTCATACCATACTGGCTGTTGACAACAACGACTGGGCCGCAGAAAACGCCCGGGAAAATATCACGGAAAACCATACCGATAACATCCGGGTGGAAATGCTTGATGCAGAAGACGATCTGGCCGAAATTCTTGACCAACAGTACGACCTGATCCTGGCAAACATTAACAGGAACGTTATCGACAGAATCCTTCCTGCGATAAAAAACCGGACGCCGACATCCAGAATACTCATTTCAGGCATCATGATCTACGATGAATCCTGGCTGAAAAAACTGATCAAGACGCTTGGCTATACGAGTACCCGTACAATCTACGAAGATGAATGGCTTTCAACATTGGTTGAACCGATTTCCTGAACAACGCACCATCTGTTATGAAACGAGTTTCATGCATCGATATTGGAACAAATACCGCTCTTCTCCTGATTGCTGACCTCGATACGCAAGAGGGCTCTATCAAGCCTGTGTTTCACAAGCAAACCATCATCAGGCTTGGAAAAAATGTCGATGAACAGAAAATCATCGACCACGAAGCCATGCAACGGCTCATCAGCTGCATGACGGACTACAAGCACATAAGCAAGGAGCACGACGTACAGCAAATTATTGCAGCAGGCACAAGCGCCCTGCGTGATGCGAAAAACCGTATGGAGATTATCGACGAAGTCGTCAGAGCCTGCGGCATTGTCATCAAAACAATCTCCGGCGAAGAGGAGGCTGCACTGACCTTCAGCGGTGCCGTTGCAGGTATGGAAGAACTCCCCGAAACGTTCAGCGTCATAGATATCGGCGGGGGAAGCACGGAAATAACCATGGGCAATGCGCAAACAATCACCGGCAGCGTCAGCATGAACATCGGCTCCGTAAGGCTGACAGAACGTTTTTTCTCAAGCCAGCCGCCGTCTGAAGAAGAGTTCAACGCCGCAAAGGAAGAGATAAATCGTCACCTTACAGAGCATCTCCCCCCCTTTTTTGAAGCCAGAGAGCATGTCTACGGCGTCGCAGGAACATTGACAACTATCGCTGCCGTCGTCAGCGGACTGGAGCAGTTTGATCCCGAAAAAATTCACAACTTCCGCCTGACGTGCGAGCAGGTCGGCAACCTGCTTGATATGTTCCGTCGCCAGACCCTTAACGAGATCATGGATAGTGGCATACCGGAAGGCCGTGCTGATGTCATCACCATGGGAGCACTTATACTTCACCAGTTCATGAAACTTCTCGGAACAGAGAGTATCAGGGTAAGCATTCAGGGACTCCGCTACGGAATGGCATGGAAAGAGTTGCAGAAACTCGTCAGCGACGGGGAAACAACGAATTCAGCCTAAAACGGCAGAATCAGCTTCGGGAACCTCGAAAAAGACCTACCTAATACATCGCACAGAAAGACCGTTACCCATATTGGTATCGTTGCGGAACATCACGGTATTGCGGCAAGTCATATTGCGAAACCATGCATAGCCTTCTACAAATTTCGACGATGACCAGAACATCCCGATCTGCCCGGCATAGAGAAACACTCCGTCAACCCGCCTGTAGCCACCAGGCAGAGCCGTAAAGCCGGAACTGTTGGTCGCCTCGGAAGGACAGAGATTCTGCCACTGAGCCTTAGCCTTCAAATGCCTGGCAGCATAGACTTTTCCGCCATAATAATCGGCAAGTGTATCCCAGTCACGATCAGTCGGAATCCTCCAACCTGCAGGAGCAAGGCCTCTCGAGTCATGGACTGCATAGTAGTTATAGAGTTTTCCAAACACAGAACCGTTTGCTGTTCTGTTCTGGAAATAGCACCAGGCACCCTCACGACTCCTCGCTGCCGAAGCCCATTCAGCAGCAGATCGCGCATGCCTGATAGGATCGCCGTTACGATAATGACGCACACTGAGGTTTTCAGCCATCCAGGCCATTCCATTAATGTTAACAGTTCTGTATGCATTACCATCAACATCCCGCACAACAGCCTCGGCGGCAGGAAGAGAAACCTGGAACAGAAACATCACCAGGAATGACCACGAAAAGAAAATATTGCTCAACATAGACTTGGGGGGAAGTGACGAGCCTCAGCAATGAGATATTAACAATCGATATCTTGTTAAATCTAATAAACAGAAGTCATTAAAACACAGCATTTCCGCAAAAAAAGCGTTGTTTATAGCTGCTCACTGTACAGAAACGATTGTCTCACCGAAAAAAACATGCACCGGAACCCGGAATTCGAAGGGTGACCAGTAACAAAAAAGTCCCCATGTTACCGCTCAGTTCTTCATTTTATGCATAACGCTCACAACAAAGACAAAAAAGGTTTCCGGAACGGTCCCTGGTAAAAAACAGAAACGTATGATCGCTCTCTTTCAACCGAAACTTTTTTCTGATCACATCGGGAGAGAGAGGAAAATCACGCCTCTGAATGCTGGCGGCAGTTATTCCCCGCTTATTCAACAAAGCCTTCAACGCTGCCGGCTTGTAGGCAAAGCTGCCGATGATGGAGAAGACCCTGCCGGGAAAACCCTCAACAGGTACTGAGCCGGTAAGATAATCAACCGATGAATTGAGAAACTGCAAATCATAGTGCAATGCAAGCAGATGACTCTGTCTGGCCTTGATGATTGCAGGATCGGGTTCAAAGAGGTATCGTCCGGGGTCAACGGCAACAGGCCTGACGGAGGAATCTTCGCCCGTCTCATTCAGAACAAATTCACCGCTCAAGCCCAGACAAACCGATCGAACAGACGGCAGCCTAACGCCGGAACCCTCCCGATCACAAAAAAGAAGCACCTCTTTACATTCCCGATCGACCGAGAGTACTGTTACCGATACAAGAGAGCGAAGCTCACGGCCAAGAGCGCTGATCTCGATAGCCGGGGACGCCTTGACACAAAACTTCCGGGCCTTGCGCAGCAATAGATCATGCAACTGCGTCACATCCGGGCTAGCGCTTCTCAGTCCGGCAGATCGCCCGCTATGCTCTCTTCGGGCAGGATCGACATAAATCCAGTCAAAACCATCATCTGCAACGGACTGCAGCAGTGAAAGGCTGTCGCCTGTCACAACAGAAATATTAGTTATGCCTAATGTTCTGAAATTAGTTTCTGCAATAGCGGCCAGCATTGCATCGCGTTCGCAGTACATGACCTCCCGAAAACGCGATGCAAGAAAAATCGCATCGATCCCCAGACCGCCGCTGAGATCAATCACCCGATCCCCGCCCATCAGCCCGGCCTTATAGCGGGCGGCTTTTTCTCCGGAAGCCTGTTCCAGCGAAAGCGTGGTATAGATCAAAGGGTGCTGCGAAAGCGAAGGAAGTTTCCTCGCTGCTTTTCGCCGACAGGCTATCTGCTCGGCAATAGCGCGCACAGGAAGATCCCTTCTGCCATGAAAGGAGAGGGCGAATGCCGCGGGATCATCGCCGCAATGGCGCTCTACAAGGGCCATCGATTCGGGGGTCAGCAACTGACAAAATTCTTCAGCGGTCATACAACCTACAATACCTTATGGGTTCATGCAGCAGAAAGGGCTCCAGGCAGATCCTGTTGAGAAATCAAGCCGGGCTTTCCTACATTAATTATACAAAAGAGCTGCAGACTTCAAGGAACAACTCCTCAACACAAACCTGGAGACCTCTATGTCACAATTTGTTTTACGCCTGAAGAGATCGGTTTTCCTTTTTCTTGCGATCATCCTGACCGTCCTTCTGCCTCCGGCGTCAGCCGAAACCTTCTCCTTTCTCGGACCATCAGGTGGTCCCGGTGGCAACTATTTTTCCGATAACCAGACAGGAGGGCTTCGCGTCGTGGAAGTCCGTATCCGATCAGGAGCCTATATCGACGCGATACAGTTCGTCTATGAAAACAAAGCCGGTCAGCGGATAACCGGCCAGATGCACGGAGGCAACGGAGGCAATCTGAGCGTCTTCGCTCTTGAACCGGGAGAATATCTCACCCGGATTACCGGCAAGCACGGCAATTTCATCGATTCATTCCAGATCGTGACGAGCAAGGGCCGGTCCAAAGGGTGGGGCGGCACCGGCGGTGCTGCAAGGTACACCTATACAGCTCCTCCCGGATCGAGTATTCACGGGCTCTTCGGGCGGTGCGGTGTATTCCTGGACGCTGTCGGGGTCATTCTCTCGACACCCTGACACCATCCGATCGAAGCCAACCGGAAAAAAACGCTATTGCCGGCAAAAAACCGGCAATAGCATCAACCCGATGTCAAGGCATAGCTCAGTCCATCGGCATCATGCGATGCCGCATCGACAACCAGAAAGGAACTGTCAACGACCAGATCGGCAAGATGACGAAGTGACTGCACGCTTCGATGTTCACGTTCAAGAACCTGCCAGCGATGATCATCGGTCAACTCCTTGCCTCTCTCCATCTGACTTTTTTTCGTCTCATGATAGGAAAGATCGATAAAAACGCGAAGATCGACAGATTCAATGCGCACAGCA
Coding sequences:
- the plsY gene encoding glycerol-3-phosphate 1-O-acyltransferase PlsY, coding for MLTLIVILAVSYLIGSIPTSIIAGKLLRGIDVRDYGSGNAGGTNAFRVLGWKAGLAVTLLDIVKGAVAAISVVVFFEAHPLGAMPDINPVALRLIAGLAAVFGHVFTVFAGFRGGKGVSTAAGMMFGIAPVSTLIVLAVFLLTIFVSRYVSVASIIAAIAFPLVILVRKYLFDLGEGLDYYIRMFNGHVFIHDSLDFHLLIFGMIVAFAIIYTHRANIGRLLSGNENRVTFGRHA
- the purM gene encoding phosphoribosylformylglycinamidine cyclo-ligase, which produces MDYKSAGVDISAGEEFVRLIKPQVRQTFTSRVMTDIGAFGGFFQPDFSGYREPVLVSSIDGVGTKLKVAAEIGKYDTIGSCLVNHCVNDILVCGARPMFFLDYYACGKLKPAMAADVVKGMVSACKGNSCALIGGETAEMPGVYAEDDFDLAGTIVGMVDRELVINGASIVDGDVMIGLPSSGLHTNGYSLARKVFEGRLGHTFEGMERPVGEELLQVHRSYLKVVDEWLTSNDLHGMSHVTGGGLVGNTMRIIPSGLKLDIDWTAWPEPLIFDVIRKEGGVPEEDMRRTFNLGIGLVLIVAAEAVDDIMAGLKTRQENAYIIGRIAAE
- the lysC gene encoding lysine-sensitive aspartokinase 3, translating into MAVMKFGGTSVGTASAMRRAMAIVADVKKKKSAPLVVLSACSGMTNLLIEIAGAAGEGRLGDALAMAEEVRLHHLSIAGELVKDPVRSAALQEKIEGYVNELEMLVKGVDIVGELTARSFDTFCSFGELLSTTVFSEAMLDAGHACSWVDARSVMITDDNFGTARPLEGRCEENVHSVIKPLLDAGTIVVTQGFIGASADGKTTTMGRGGSDFTAALLGAWLPSDQIQIWTDVDGVMTCDPRIVPQARSIRVLTFSEAAELAYLGAKVLHPDTIAPAVKQNIPVYVLNSLHPDAKGTVITNDPDILDGMSYGGLVKSIAVKKGQCIVNFRSNRMLGRHGFLIEFFNVFARAGVSVEMISTSEVSVSLTVSDTAAVDGLVRELAGMGEVELEHNVATVSVVGDNLRMSRGVAGRIFSALKDVNIRMISQGASEINVGFVVEEREVPKAVENLHHEFFSHDDTRGIFETPAGK
- a CDS encoding C40 family peptidase, with the translated sequence MQCITIVLRENNMMQAESLSHKSMLRSTLLHAPNILRGALLILIALLYGCASSYSSQGVQYSAKNRKSDTYSPLPLIATEARLIDMLENVTGLVGTQYRYGGDSEKAFDCSGFVQHIYRNTFNAKIPRTARRQSEFGEKISRGGLQRGDLVFFRLNGGAIDHVGIYIDNGLFVHASSSRGVTLGNLDKPYYNKRFARAIRLLQIR
- the prmA gene encoding 50S ribosomal protein L11 methyltransferase; protein product: MTDTSKPHGFIELSIDLAPEQIEPCIGLLSSEGIEYFQEEENRLLCYLPGDQWSEAKEQAVLMLLEKAFGKAQLLSARHIADRNWNAEWEANLQPVEISDRIVIVQKNKNFERKPGQIVIEINPKMSFGTGYHATTRLMLRQMEEMDLADATILDIGTGTGVLAIAARKLGNRHTILAVDNNDWAAENARENITENHTDNIRVEMLDAEDDLAEILDQQYDLILANINRNVIDRILPAIKNRTPTSRILISGIMIYDESWLKKLIKTLGYTSTRTIYEDEWLSTLVEPIS
- a CDS encoding Ppx/GppA phosphatase family protein; translated protein: MKRVSCIDIGTNTALLLIADLDTQEGSIKPVFHKQTIIRLGKNVDEQKIIDHEAMQRLISCMTDYKHISKEHDVQQIIAAGTSALRDAKNRMEIIDEVVRACGIVIKTISGEEEAALTFSGAVAGMEELPETFSVIDIGGGSTEITMGNAQTITGSVSMNIGSVRLTERFFSSQPPSEEEFNAAKEEINRHLTEHLPPFFEAREHVYGVAGTLTTIAAVVSGLEQFDPEKIHNFRLTCEQVGNLLDMFRRQTLNEIMDSGIPEGRADVITMGALILHQFMKLLGTESIRVSIQGLRYGMAWKELQKLVSDGETTNSA
- a CDS encoding fibrobacter succinogenes major paralogous domain-containing protein — protein: MLSNIFFSWSFLVMFLFQVSLPAAEAVVRDVDGNAYRTVNINGMAWMAENLSVRHYRNGDPIRHARSAAEWASAARSREGAWCYFQNRTANGSVFGKLYNYYAVHDSRGLAPAGWRIPTDRDWDTLADYYGGKVYAARHLKAKAQWQNLCPSEATNSSGFTALPGGYRRVDGVFLYAGQIGMFWSSSKFVEGYAWFRNMTCRNTVMFRNDTNMGNGLSVRCIR
- a CDS encoding THUMP-like domain-containing protein is translated as MTAEEFCQLLTPESMALVERHCGDDPAAFALSFHGRRDLPVRAIAEQIACRRKAARKLPSLSQHPLIYTTLSLEQASGEKAARYKAGLMGGDRVIDLSGGLGIDAIFLASRFREVMYCERDAMLAAIAETNFRTLGITNISVVTGDSLSLLQSVADDGFDWIYVDPARREHSGRSAGLRSASPDVTQLHDLLLRKARKFCVKASPAIEISALGRELRSLVSVTVLSVDRECKEVLLFCDREGSGVRLPSVRSVCLGLSGEFVLNETGEDSSVRPVAVDPGRYLFEPDPAIIKARQSHLLALHYDLQFLNSSVDYLTGSVPVEGFPGRVFSIIGSFAYKPAALKALLNKRGITAASIQRRDFPLSPDVIRKKFRLKESDHTFLFFTRDRSGNLFCLCCERYA
- a CDS encoding jacalin-like lectin; this translates as MSQFVLRLKRSVFLFLAIILTVLLPPASAETFSFLGPSGGPGGNYFSDNQTGGLRVVEVRIRSGAYIDAIQFVYENKAGQRITGQMHGGNGGNLSVFALEPGEYLTRITGKHGNFIDSFQIVTSKGRSKGWGGTGGAARYTYTAPPGSSIHGLFGRCGVFLDAVGVILSTP